In the Metabacillus endolithicus genome, one interval contains:
- a CDS encoding phosphoadenosine phosphosulfate reductase family protein yields MNFNKLTEYAKSLIVPLPNEMKSFGDYRIHCNFSGGRDSIACVLLLLYGYGVPKEQIEMVHFRVDGKQEAFFDWKETDEYLEYCQEILGLPMVILNPDKSLKERITDRGKWPSGATQYCTSYQKRDTYSKWVRSLGAGNYLCVSGERAQESPRRANKPNFQVYKTANAPTKGRYVDWLRPIHHLMKDQVMKLNELAGIKPHPCYQYVSRCSCKFCIFLSPNEMKKVSELYPDDFNELIRMEKEMGHTLKWEKKNPLSLVDFIKKAEGSDKQLSFDLPCFFE; encoded by the coding sequence ATGAACTTTAATAAATTAACTGAGTATGCTAAAAGCCTAATTGTGCCGCTGCCTAATGAAATGAAGTCGTTTGGGGATTATCGAATTCATTGTAATTTTAGTGGAGGTAGAGACAGTATAGCCTGTGTTTTACTCCTTTTATATGGTTACGGTGTACCGAAAGAACAAATAGAGATGGTTCATTTTAGGGTGGATGGTAAGCAAGAAGCATTTTTTGATTGGAAGGAAACTGATGAATATCTAGAGTATTGCCAAGAAATTTTAGGATTGCCAATGGTTATTCTTAACCCCGATAAAAGTTTAAAAGAGAGAATAACTGATAGGGGAAAATGGCCTTCAGGGGCAACTCAGTATTGCACATCTTACCAAAAACGCGATACCTACAGTAAATGGGTAAGGAGCTTAGGTGCTGGAAATTATTTATGTGTTAGCGGTGAAAGGGCGCAAGAAAGTCCAAGACGTGCAAATAAACCCAATTTCCAAGTTTACAAGACAGCAAACGCACCAACAAAAGGGCGATACGTTGATTGGCTTCGTCCTATCCATCATTTAATGAAGGATCAGGTGATGAAACTAAATGAGCTTGCTGGAATTAAGCCACACCCTTGTTATCAATATGTTTCACGATGCAGCTGTAAGTTTTGTATTTTTCTTTCACCGAATGAGATGAAGAAGGTCTCAGAACTTTACCCTGACGATTTTAACGAATTAATTCGTATGGAAAAGGAAATGGGACACACGCTTAAATGGGAAAAGAAAAATCCGCTATCGTTAGTAGACTTTATAAAGAAGGCAGAAGGATCAGACAAACAGTTATCGTTTGATTTACCATGTTTTTTTGAATGA